The DNA region GTCCATCGCCACCGTGCTCGGCACCCTGCTGGGGTTCGGACTCGCCCGCCGCCGGTTTCGCGGACGCCGCGCCGCCGAGGGACTGCTCCGGGTTCCAATGTGCCTCCCGGACATCGTGCTCGCCGTCGCCCTGCTTCTTTTCTTCGGACAAACCCGCCGGTTCCTGGGGATCGGCGAACTCGGTCTCGGCATCATGATTCTGGGCCACGTCACCTTCCAGCTCCCGTTCGTCGCCCTGGTGGTTCGCGCCCGGGCCTTGGGACTCGATCCCCGCCTTGCGGAGGCGGCGCGGGACCTTGGAGCGACGGCACCGGTGGCCTTCATGAGGGTGACCCTGCCGCTCCTGATGCCCGGCATCCTGGGAGGCGCCCTGCTCGCCTTCACGCTGAGTCTTGACGACTTCATGACGAGTTTCCTGCTCAGCGGACCGGGCTCGGCGACGCTGCCAGTGCTCATCTATTCGAGCGTGCGCCGGGGGCTGTCGCCGGAGATCCATGCCCTGTCCA from Verrucomicrobiia bacterium includes:
- a CDS encoding ABC transporter permease translates to MRRPGIFWLTAAATVLALAFVYLPLATIALASFNAARFGTRWEGFTLEWYVRLFQNADAWRAARNSITVALASTSIATVLGTLLGFGLARRRFRGRRAAEGLLRVPMCLPDIVLAVALLLFFGQTRRFLGIGELGLGIMILGHVTFQLPFVALVVRARALGLDPRLAEAARDLGATAPVAFMRVTLPLLMPGILGGALLAFTLSLDDFMTSFLLSGPGSATLPVLIYSSVRRGLSPEIHALSTLIMVISLLAVVAARRLLRGRDAGGASSAPPPSVGPGAA